A single window of Helicobacter colisuis DNA harbors:
- a CDS encoding glycosyltransferase family 4 protein, whose protein sequence is MKILFLSHTDSNLYRFRLPVMIALVKAGHEVLALTPKGKYFSQFAKHQITAIDYSIERSSLNPFKALKTIQNIAEILKKEKPDILHTFMLKPNIYGSFAAKIAKIPYVINSLTGLGSFYIQKTPKTFLLKILIERLNFFAFKIAKKVLFQNQDDLELYVKKGLVPRKKTILIKGSGIDTEFFSPLPKNQVLLQSLKIPQDSLVVLMIARAILHKGIKEYYAAANLAKEANLKLHFLYVGGIDTGNISPIDQEFLENQKQVHYLGERQDIKELIGICDIFVLPSYREGIPRTLLEAGSMAKPIITTNAVGCKEVVSNGYNGFLVPIGDSQILFEKLIQLSQNESLRKEFGKNSRKKICEEFGVESIVKSYLQLYKEVKNVSTLH, encoded by the coding sequence TTGAAAATTCTCTTCCTCTCGCACACCGATTCAAATCTCTATCGCTTTAGGCTTCCTGTAATGATTGCCTTGGTGAAAGCAGGGCATGAAGTCTTAGCCCTTACTCCCAAAGGAAAATATTTCTCACAATTTGCCAAACACCAAATTACAGCTATTGATTATTCTATAGAGCGCAGCAGTCTTAATCCCTTTAAAGCTCTAAAGACTATTCAAAATATTGCAGAAATTCTCAAAAAAGAAAAACCAGATATTCTCCACACTTTTATGCTAAAGCCAAATATTTATGGATCTTTTGCTGCAAAAATTGCCAAGATTCCTTATGTGATTAATTCACTCACGGGATTAGGGAGTTTTTATATCCAAAAAACCCCAAAAACTTTTTTGCTTAAAATCTTAATTGAAAGGCTAAATTTCTTTGCTTTTAAAATTGCTAAAAAGGTGCTTTTTCAAAATCAAGATGATTTGGAACTTTATGTCAAAAAAGGCTTAGTGCCACGCAAAAAAACCATTCTCATAAAAGGCTCTGGAATTGACACAGAATTTTTCTCTCCACTACCCAAAAATCAAGTGTTGCTCCAAAGCCTAAAAATCCCTCAAGATTCACTTGTAGTCTTGATGATAGCAAGGGCAATTTTACACAAAGGCATAAAAGAATATTATGCAGCAGCAAACTTAGCAAAAGAAGCAAACTTAAAGTTACACTTTTTATATGTGGGCGGGATTGACACAGGAAATATCTCGCCTATAGATCAAGAATTTTTAGAAAATCAAAAACAAGTGCATTATTTGGGTGAAAGACAAGATATTAAAGAGCTTATTGGAATTTGCGATATTTTCGTGCTTCCAAGCTATAGAGAAGGGATTCCGCGCACACTTTTAGAAGCAGGCAGTATGGCAAAGCCTATCATCACCACTAATGCCGTTGGTTGCAAGGAAGTTGTTAGTAATGGATACAATGGATTTTTAGTTCCTATTGGAGATAGTCAAATTCTCTTTGAAAAACTTATCCAACTCTCACAAAATGAATCTTTAAGAAAAGAATTTGGAAAAAATAGCCGCAAAAAAATTTGCGAGGAATTTGGCGTGGAATCTATTGTAAAATCCTATCTTCAGCTGTATAAAGAGGTAAAAAATGTATCCACACTTCATTAA
- a CDS encoding WD40 repeat domain-containing protein: protein MFPLQSKLRLIGSVLGIATDEDCIICADNFYNIVTFSIQDKVINQTLQLSKDREPLHPFSKSVAISHKNGRVVTGFTSTSKGIVLKTKPKITPITALTWQKLEISKITFSYDDNYLATGGEDGRVLIYTGENYHLLLSLPPFPDYISSIAFSECGTLIFSTCFGKTAMVFNILKNTKIIDFKTDFVVEDAFFYDDNTKLFCVTRGGIFTYDIYKQEYLCQNILQDSWLTTCQKLPGEEFAVIGGKYNPLRLARISDNAIIDTIPLEYTGATSLFLDKNLLYIGYSNGTIEIAQIDLAKEEMLEYLANDDLRSCLKLIKEKNIFLQTLPQYKEKLDSLWQDKLLEAIDLLAKDRLQEAQSLIEPFMHDNSKKEEFDYYLRQKASVAQFMDLIEEKNYTEAYHLAKQYPHLKDTMAYAQLEKLWEKSFELAKKLLAQDAQLNIQKVKELLKPFANVQAKKEVISTLLKNVDKFLQADKEFKAKNFIEYFKICEKFPFLQATRSYKSALLVGNQIMQRISALENQNELHKALEVCKLLNAMFPFRNIANEKSKLIQLKQEFSQYCASKQLSKAFEMAEEHFELHSTLEYKTLYEDFRAKGRIAFGFASNGDGKGVIDTLKEYLNIKCWQDKIASILKIAYLNEFIQNAYQSSQNINWKESFEYYIERYGKDEELKKIATEMGLENILKSIPQEGNPQGYLSVSLAESLLCINEQSLN from the coding sequence ATGTTTCCATTACAAAGTAAATTAAGACTTATTGGTAGTGTTTTAGGAATCGCTACTGATGAGGATTGTATTATTTGTGCAGATAACTTCTATAATATCGTTACTTTTTCTATTCAAGATAAAGTCATTAACCAAACCCTGCAACTCTCAAAAGATAGGGAACCTTTACATCCTTTTAGTAAATCCGTTGCTATTTCCCACAAAAACGGAAGAGTTGTAACTGGTTTTACTTCAACCTCCAAAGGCATTGTTTTAAAGACTAAGCCAAAAATTACACCTATTACAGCACTTACTTGGCAAAAGCTTGAAATTTCTAAAATTACCTTTTCCTATGATGATAACTATCTTGCCACCGGTGGCGAAGATGGTAGAGTGCTTATTTATACGGGAGAAAATTATCATTTACTTCTCAGTTTGCCACCCTTCCCTGATTATATTTCATCTATTGCATTTAGTGAATGTGGAACACTTATTTTTAGTACTTGTTTTGGCAAAACCGCTATGGTTTTTAACATCTTAAAAAACACAAAAATTATAGATTTTAAAACCGATTTTGTTGTGGAAGATGCCTTTTTTTATGATGACAATACTAAATTATTTTGCGTCACTAGGGGTGGAATTTTTACTTATGATATCTACAAGCAAGAATATCTTTGCCAAAATATTTTACAAGATTCTTGGCTTACAACCTGCCAAAAACTACCTGGGGAAGAATTTGCTGTTATTGGAGGAAAATATAATCCATTAAGATTGGCTCGTATTAGCGATAACGCAATCATTGACACTATCCCATTGGAATACACTGGTGCAACCTCGCTTTTTTTAGATAAAAATCTGTTATATATAGGTTACTCTAATGGCACAATTGAGATTGCTCAAATTGATCTTGCAAAAGAAGAAATGTTAGAATATCTTGCCAATGATGATTTGCGTTCCTGCCTTAAACTCATCAAAGAAAAAAATATTTTTCTCCAAACTTTGCCCCAATACAAAGAAAAGCTTGATTCACTCTGGCAAGATAAATTACTTGAAGCTATCGATCTACTCGCTAAAGATAGATTACAAGAAGCACAAAGTCTAATAGAGCCCTTTATGCATGATAACAGCAAAAAAGAAGAATTTGATTATTATTTACGCCAAAAGGCTAGTGTTGCACAATTTATGGATTTAATTGAAGAAAAAAACTATACTGAAGCTTATCATCTCGCCAAACAATATCCACACTTGAAAGACACAATGGCTTATGCTCAACTTGAAAAGTTATGGGAAAAAAGCTTTGAACTAGCCAAAAAACTATTAGCACAAGATGCACAACTCAATATTCAGAAAGTCAAAGAATTACTCAAGCCTTTTGCTAATGTTCAGGCTAAAAAAGAAGTTATTTCCACTCTTTTAAAAAATGTTGATAAATTCCTTCAAGCCGATAAGGAGTTTAAAGCTAAAAATTTTATAGAATATTTCAAAATTTGTGAAAAATTCCCATTTTTACAAGCGACCAGAAGCTACAAAAGCGCCTTACTTGTAGGCAATCAAATCATGCAACGAATTAGTGCTTTAGAAAATCAAAATGAACTTCATAAAGCACTTGAAGTTTGCAAACTACTTAATGCAATGTTTCCATTTAGGAATATTGCTAATGAAAAATCCAAACTCATCCAGCTCAAACAAGAATTTTCTCAATATTGTGCTTCTAAACAACTCTCAAAAGCTTTTGAAATGGCAGAAGAGCATTTTGAACTCCATTCTACATTGGAATATAAAACACTCTATGAAGATTTTAGAGCTAAAGGCAGAATCGCCTTTGGCTTTGCTTCTAATGGGGATGGTAAAGGCGTGATAGACACCCTAAAAGAATACCTTAATATTAAATGTTGGCAAGATAAAATTGCTTCTATTTTAAAAATTGCCTATCTCAACGAATTTATTCAAAACGCCTATCAAAGCTCCCAAAATATCAATTGGAAAGAAAGTTTTGAATACTATATTGAGCGCTATGGAAAAGATGAAGAGCTTAAAAAAATAGCTACTGAAATGGGCTTAGAAAATATCCTAAAGAGCATTCCACAAGAAGGCAATCCACAAGGCTATCTCAGTGTAAGCCTAGCAGAATCTCTCCTTTGCATCAACGAACAATCCTTAAACTAA
- the pglC gene encoding undecaprenyl phosphate N,N'-diacetylbacillosamine 1-phosphate transferase, with protein sequence MYPHFIKPILDFLLALFLILLFSPIILIVALLIRLKLGSPIFFIQERPGLNGKIFKIYKFRTMSNQRDSKGQLLSDELRLKGFGKFIRKSSLDELPQLFNVLKGEMSFVGPRPLLVEYLKLYNKEQARRHEVKPGITGWAQVNGRNAISWEEKFRLDVYYVKNISFGLDLKILYLTFFKVLKRKDINSSTNITMEKFKGNE encoded by the coding sequence ATGTATCCACACTTCATTAAGCCAATCTTGGATTTTTTATTAGCTTTATTTTTGATTCTTCTTTTTTCTCCGATAATTTTAATAGTTGCCCTATTAATTAGATTAAAACTTGGTTCGCCTATTTTTTTCATACAAGAGCGACCAGGGCTAAATGGAAAAATCTTTAAAATCTATAAGTTTCGCACAATGAGCAATCAAAGAGATTCCAAGGGACAATTGCTTAGTGATGAATTAAGATTAAAAGGATTTGGTAAATTTATTCGCAAAAGCAGCCTTGATGAACTCCCACAACTTTTTAATGTTTTAAAGGGAGAAATGAGTTTTGTAGGACCACGCCCACTCCTTGTTGAATACTTAAAGCTTTATAACAAAGAACAAGCTAGACGCCACGAAGTCAAACCCGGTATCACAGGTTGGGCTCAAGTCAATGGTCGCAATGCTATCTCCTGGGAAGAAAAATTTAGACTTGATGTGTATTATGTTAAAAACATTAGCTTTGGATTGGATTTAAAGATTCTTTATCTTACCTTTTTTAAGGTATTAAAACGAAAAGATATTAATTCAAGCACCAATATAACAATGGAAAAATTCAAGGGGAATGAGTAA